The Misgurnus anguillicaudatus chromosome 23, ASM2758022v2, whole genome shotgun sequence sequence tcatcttcacctgtaaaactaaataatcaaaatcttacattagatgagaaatgaaaagagtttaactggactgatgagaatgtaaatgtacctgtgactgttagattgactgtgactgagctgagatgtttaactccatccttcataatgatcatgagctgatattctccactgtctctctctctcggatCTCTTATTGTGAGTCGTGAGTAATCTTTAGTGATCCTCTGATCCACtcgtcctgagtaatctgaatctaaagtcaaatcttcaggttcatctttgtttctccagtttgttctctgtttctgactgaacCAGAACCCAGTTTTGATGTTGATATTTGAGTAAAGGCACCTCACCTTCACCAGTCCCCCCCTTACAGCACAAATATTCTGTTTATCACAGGTTACATCAAAGTTATCCAATGTTAGGAACCCTGAAGAAGAAACcgtaacattaataatatttgtaGCTTATCTGTATTTAACTTCATTAAAATTACAGAGCGAGATGAGAGATTCAGACAGTCCTGTAAGGATATGAACCCTGATTCATCAATTTTGTTCTCAAATATAAATCTCTAATTTcagttttaaatatacaaactcactttaaacattttagagaCTGATCCAAACGGAGAATCCAGCCTTTGGAGTACAGCGatgaaaattaaattagacTAAACTAGTTTAAAATCTGACACActtttaacaaatatataatgaattgaagtatttcagtATAATAACAAACTGTGtttcataccttgaatgtgtaacagcaggatcagtgatgagagtctgaaGTTCATGATTTCTCTTTGTAGAAACTCACATATACCGgctacaaaacattaaacaagaacttTTCTTACTGCTgataaaaaacacaatgttaGTTTGACTGTGACACAAAATTAATTCATCTCTTATTCAGATCTGCCTCTTTACAGTAAAATCACTAACACACAACTGTTTTTAACtaacaataattaaaataaaaatattttattttcaagttgcatataataaaacaataaaaacatgcataCAAACACTTTGTTGTGCAGTTCTCTGTCCATGCATCAGTGGTTTTTAGCTGTATGTTTTCGCACTTGTTAAATTATCTGCTGATCTCAGTTCCTTTCATTGTGAAGAAAAATCTCAGTTCCTGCTACTGTCATGAAATAGGAGAGGAAGCAAATGCAAGTAAagatgtttattgaaaacagAGTGAattgataaatgatgacagcTGAGCGGGTGACACGGGCATGAGAGGTGGCCAGCGTGGAAACAGATGAATCCGGACGGTGATAATCCAATATAAATCCAACACCTACACGAGAGCAGGAACACAGCAGACTGGAAACACACAGCACGAGACCTCACTGACTTCCACAAACGATCTGACAAAGGACATGAGAACTGGGTGAGTATATATAGGTGAGTAAATGAGCTGCAGCTGGAGCGAGTAATGACAATCAGGTGCCCCGGAGGTAAGTGCCAAACACGcccactacacacacacacaagcacaacACAGCCATGTGAATCAGGAAGGAAACAATGCATTCATaaaccgtgacagtacccctcCCCCTAGGAACGCCGCCTGGCGTTCCCAGACTCCTTTACCTGCCGATTGAATTCATCGATAAGGGagtgatccagtatgtcccgagcagtgatgccacagttactttgaaaaagtaatctgattactgattactgattactcctttaaaaagtaactaagttactttacagattactttgttagttacattccagtagctgccaacacctgcactgcctcaacattaaaaatgacaaccggttttgctaacactcactttattggaagtgcatttttaacagtaacgtcaacaatgtatctcctgacattttaagttgaactgttgtgttttaaaaaactaaaatatatatatatgagtctttcttgacttcacttaacataaataggggtgagcaggggccattttcagaaaaacttaattttaaaagttaatgttttagacagagatatatttttgttgtggtcaataactcacaagtgtggtctatcaaaaccagctggaattttgaacaaatgtaaaacgacttctgtataatttcactt is a genomic window containing:
- the LOC141359599 gene encoding uncharacterized protein; protein product: MNFRLSSLILLLHIQGFLTLDNFDVTCDKQNICAVRGGLVKVRCLYSNINIKTGFWFSQKQRTNWRNKDEPEDLTLDSDYSGRVDQRITKDYSRLTIRDPRERDSGEYQLMIIMKDGVKHLSSVTVNLTVTVLQVKMNPESTGQRVKLSCDSSCPLTSEYEYSWYKNGEHLTDDQSIFVSSSENTDSYSCVEPVSESSSSVLKKTSWRLPLTHLDLRKNRQFSGRVEYLGNTLRMKNASMSDTGRYQFSIITNTSDKVSGYRGVYLIVTGNCS